A single genomic interval of Theropithecus gelada isolate Dixy chromosome 16, Tgel_1.0, whole genome shotgun sequence harbors:
- the LOC112609467 gene encoding keratin-associated protein 2-1, which translates to MTGSCCGSTFSSLSYGGGCCQPCCYRDPCCCRPVTYQTTVCRPVTCVPRCTRPICEPCRRPVCCDPCSLQEGCCRPITCCPTSCTAVVCRPCCWATTCCQPVSVQSPCCRPPCGQPTPCSTTCRTFSC; encoded by the coding sequence atgaccggctccTGCTGCGGCTCCACCTTCTCCTCCCTGAGCTACGGAGGAGGCTGCTGCCAGCCCTGCTGCTACCGCGACCCCTGCTGTTGCCGCCCCGTGACCTACCAGACCACCGTGTGCCGCCCCGTGACCTGCGTGCCCCGCTGCACGCGCCCCATCTGCGAGCCCTGCCGCCGCCCGGTGTGCTGCGACCCCTGCTCCCTGCAGGAAGGCTGCTGCCGCCCCATCACCTGCTGCCCCACGTCGTGCACGGCTGTGGTCTGCAGGCCCTGCTGCTGGGCCACCACCTGCTGCCAGCCTGTGTCTGTGCAGTCCCCCTGCTGCCGGCCCCCCTGCGGCCAGCCGACGCCTTGCAGCACCACCTGCAGGACCTTCTCCTGCTGA